ataaaaaatcatttgatgGGCATACTCTTTATTATCTTTTGTTCCtcatgtaaaaatatatactgGTTCCCACTACGGAGAGTTGGGAGCTAATTTTGGTTGTGCATTCATACTTGAAAGACATGGTTTTACAATTATTAAACTAGATTCTACTCTTTTGATTGCTTGTTGTTTTAAAGTAGTCTTTGGCCCAGTTTATTTCGAACTTATCAAAAGGAGAAGCTGGACAAGTGGAATTGAGAAAGTGAACTTTTTAAAAGGCAGCTTTTTAAATGAAGAAAACCTGAGGTTTTTAGAAAGCTAGTTTAGGAGCTGTCTTAtacttttccttttccattaTTTCAAATCCCAAGATTCAAGAACACATTACCCAATAAGTTTAAACTTAAAGGTAACTTTTAAGCTTAAAAACTTATAGAATTAACAAGCAGctttaacattaaattaaagTTCTTATTTTCAACTTGAATTTTTAAGTAGCTTTTTAGCTCCAAATAAGTTAGGCCAAACACAATTTGAGTATAAAGAAGAAATTGCAATATGCAGCTGGTATATGACACAAGAGCATGTGTCAAAGCTTacatttgccgataaaaaaaaaggcttaaatatgtttttcatatctGTAATATACTCCTTTTTTAGTTTactaccttttttttattttactacctcacattttcaaatttttacttttgataTCCGCCGTTAATCTAAGTCTATTAAGTAATGATGTGACACTCTGTTAGCCTatcacatcatcacttaaccGTTGATGTGATACTTTGTTAGCTTGTCATGTCATCACTTAACGGACCGAGACTAACGGCAGTTATCAAAAGCAAAAGTTTGGAAATGTCAGatagtaaaatgaaaaaaaaatattgtttagtaGTAAACTGAAAAAAGGGATATATTATAggtatgaaaaacatatttaagccaaaaaaataaatgtgttgCCAACTGACTGGGTGTTGTAGTGGAGGCTCTCCCCAGTTACAAGCTGGGTTTTAGGAAAGGGTCTCTCTCTGCATCATAATAATTGGTTCTTATATCCTCATGGTTATTTTTGTTCTATTTGGAATATCTactttcattccttttgaagtCACTTGCAGAGGTTTAATCACTATAGAATACTAGTTGAGGAATTTTCTGTCTGCCTGcatctctttatttttagattattatattatatctctTTCTGTGGTTATCTAGCTACAAGGTTTAGAACCTTTCATTTTTAAGGGTATGGCCACTTATTCACATTTATTCTGCTTGATTACATTTATAGGATCATGAATTTTTGAACTGTTCcctgataaaataatataatataaaaaggaaaaggataACTTGTAGTTTAGCTGTTGAGGAGGGGTGGTTTCCTTTGAATTGCGTTGATTCTTATTATGGTTAGTTATATTTGCAATCAATGTTGTCAAGATCGCAATCTAAACCATAAGATGGCAGGATCGCAATCTTGCTACCTTTGACCAAGATGAATCGCACATAAGATCCCTCCTGGGAGGGATTGGAGTGGGACCAAAGCAGAATCATGGAATCATGCAATTTTGCCGATCATGTAATGTTGGTTTTCTGGGATGAGTTGCATGATCCGGTTTGCCCAAACCCGGTTTCTTAACCTTTATATCCTATTTTCTAATTGCATCTCAGTCTAATGATCTCTCTGCCCTCTTCAACCTCTCTTATTACTTCGATCAAAACCCTAATCTCAGCCTTGCAGTTCCTGACTTGGACTTGGGGCTCTGCAttctatctcttctttcattGCAGTTTGCCCAGAACCCTTTCTCTTATTTGCACATCTCTGTTTTGTTGTCTACCAAGGGAAGATTTTGCCTCCTTTTGTGTTCTGTATCTTCTGTTCTCACTGAACAACAACCACTATGTTAGGTTCTGATCAGGCAAAACCTCTCTgtatcttctttctttttctttttcttcccctAAAACTCATAAGTTGGGTTCTTTTGGCTTTATTAGAGCTATCTTCTCTACTGtcttttattatattctttgaTCTTTATGTTATATTCACTTTCTGttattttttcctaattttataaattctaaaatagACTGAGATATTAATAATACTTgtacatatttataaaataatacaacaactataaaataaatattttatttttgactaaattttagtgattatatttattagctaattataatataatttatgatacttttgtattataattaaaaatatattatatattttttgtagtaTCTTAGGATCCTTGTTACAATCCTATGTTTTTCAATCTTGTTTCCCTCCTCCCAATCCTAAGTAGGATGTCAATGTTGATAACATTGTTTGCAACACTGAAGTAAAGCAGTAAGTTTTTTTCTTAGATCAGATGTTAGTTCCTTCTTTCTTGATTCTGCATTTGAAGGATGGTTATTGTCTTgtttacttttaatatttctgaTGACGATGATATTTATAAttccattattttcttaaatatgcCAATACTTCATGCTTTTACTGATTTACATATTTATTGTTTGTATTAATAGGAGGAGTTTTCAAGTTAGAACTATTTTTGCCAGAAGAATATCCAATGGCTGCTCCAAAGGTACATACTTAATATTATTCTTTCCAATGGCACCATGGTATTCTTTTGGTGCTAAGTTTCCGCCGAATTCTTATACACCAAAAAGAaatgaaactaaattataaaagtgTTATCTGTATAATTGCTTGTAGTTATAGATGTTTAGTTATTGTGATAAGAATGTTGGGAGAACCACACCACAAAAGACAACCATTCTAGCTTGAGAGCCCTATGCCTTTTAAACCCCACACCAGAATTTTGTACTTCCATTGTGGAACTCAAGTTCCATACCTTGTAATTAGATCCTAACTACCCACCATGCTTCACGGCCCAGTGCAGGTGCGGGATGGCTGTGTACTAGCCCTTTTGATTAGTCCTGGATGAACACTACAATGTCAGCATCACCACTTGCACCACTTGTTTGCTATTTGATAAGATCCTTGAGAGGACACTACAAAAGCTAGGTATTGTTAGAGTCCAAGGCCTTATCACCCCACACTAGAATCACATACTTCCAAGAACTTGGAACtgatattgattaataatatattgccttttttatttcctttaaatTGAAATCTTACCTTCTTAAGTTGGGGTCTCATAATGTTTGTTTTCCTATCTGGTCTGAGCCTTAGAGATACTGTTGAAAGTTGCACGATTTAGGGAAGTGGCGTACCTACAGATCTTCTGGGTATCTAATTAGGACTTGAGTTTTCCATGGTGGCTCTCTCAAGTCTTTTTTCAtcccttttcaaaaatattttattatgcgTCTCTAACTGAAAATGATGTGTGATTGTACCATTTCCTCTTATTCCATTGGCTTTGATACCTTTTTGATGGTTTTAAATGTGCATTGCTTTTCACAGGTTAGGtttctaacaaaaatatatCATCCAAACATTGATAAGGTGCATTTTGCTGTCCCTAAATTCTCATTTCTTTTTTAGTGGTTATTTTTCTCTTACAAGTTCTTGTTTAATTTGTAGCTTGGCAGGATTTGTCTTGATATTCTGAAAGATAAGTGGAGTCCTGCCCTTCAGATCCGCACTGTTCTACTAAGGTATGTTGTTATCTTTTAGGCTGCTAGATGTATTTTCTTGGACCAATTTATCCTGAAGTGGGACGGTCCTAATAGTAGTTGGTGTTACAACAGTCTCGCattcatgtagaatttgcctaaaACATGCAatcttttacatatatatatatatatatatatatatatatatatatatatatatatgcttactAATTTGCAAGTCTGGAAAACACAttgttaaattatattaatcactgCTGGTATGGAATggaatattaatttcttttttgtttgataaaacattttgagaaaatatgataattatttgtGCCTTTCAGACTGAATCATTTTTTGTATCTTTGAGAAAATGTTTtcgattttaattttattttctattttcaagtttgtgtaaaaacaataaaagcattttttatttatgtttttgttttcattttatcctgTATAAACTTCAGAAAACAGGAGACaaagtgaaaatagaaaatgttttctgaaaCTAAATGAtcctttagttttttaattatggGGTGCTTGGCTCGTGACATGGCCAACTAGAATGCAGCAAAAATGAGGAGAATGTTGTGGGGCAAGTCAATGGAAACTCTTTTATCAACCTGCTATCAATTGGAAAGAGTATTATTTACTAATAATGAGTTTGTTGGCATCTTCTAGCATTCAAGCTCTATTAAGTGCACCAAACCCAGATGATCCACTTTCTGAGAACATTGCCAAGCATTGGAAATCTAATGAGGCTGAGGCTGTCGAAACAGGTATGCTTTTCCTtgttattttgatataaaaaattagttgataatGATGGCATCAAACATGTTACTTGCATATTCCCTTTATTAAAATGTGGCATTGAACTCTGCAGCGAAGGAATGGACCCGATTATATGCTAGTGGCGTCTGATGATAGGGTTCAAACTCATGGCTCCAAAATAACAATTGTAACCATTTTATATTGGAAATCTAGAGGAATTGATTTATGAACTATTGGAATTAATATTCCTCGCAGTTTCCAGTTACcttttaatttcttctcttgaaagcTGCCTTATGTTTGAATTTGTATGAATATATGCGTTGATCATTTACCTATCTAACAATTTAGAGCGTGCTTCAATCATCGACTGTGAAGTAATTTGGTATTCTCAACATCAAAGGCCAAAATTTGTGAATTAGTTTCTGTTCTCTTTACTCATCAATGAATCATTCAAAGATTTGATTGGTTAGGGCATGTTGGAAATTTCTCTATTAGTACTTATGAGAGAAgaaataattatactttttacaATGTTGAGAGCTTTTTGTTGTGTCCGAAGTGTGAATAATAGTGATTCCAATCCCGCGGTCAGGTAGTATGGATTATTTTGAGCGAAAAATGGTTAATTGAGTTCCTGAATTTGTATTCATTTaatcttgaaagttgaaacttaccccttttttctcattttggtTTCATTTAAGTCCCTGAAACTAACccttttttctcattttggtCCTTAaacttttgttattattatcactTAAGTCCCTATACTTGGGAACTAAAATGAGGGGAAAAAGGATTAATTTTAGGGACTTGCATGAAACCTTGAAGAATTTTAGGGATTTATTTGAGTTTTCTGTagttttagggactaaaatgatTGAGATATAAATTTTAGGACTAAATTAGCTATTTACTATATTTTAAGACAGGTAAAGATCCGAATTCTGGAACTTAGTAATCTGAACAGGTGGACGAATATTTTCAAATGGTAACACCTCAGGCCATCCTTGCACGAGTGATTGGAGAGGTATATCTGCAAAGACACTTTAATGCATAAGGTAGCAAATGTAGATGCATAtatgatgatgccaaaagattaAAGCTATTTAATGTTGATTcaagtcaagatcaagaaaTCAAGAGAAACGATTAACAATTAGtcttttatatgttaaaagaatctcttaaagaggttgcaaaggtttggccttaaAAGTTAAGCTTTCAAAATATCTTACAAAGTTTTTTAAGTAAGTacttcattttgaaaaatatgtttttctctctggtaatcgatttaccagaggctgtaatcgattaccaaaagcaaGAATAGTTTTTAAACAGGTTTCAGaaagatttgaatttgaattttaaaatttgtaattgattacaactattgtgtaatcgattaccagtcacgaaaagttttgaaattcaaactgaagagttataacttctcaaaataattgtgtaatcaattacaacatatctgtaatcgattaacaatgattttttttttttaaaataattctgaAAAGTTACAACTCTTCACAAGTTTTTTGAAAGGTCACCAAAGACCTATAAATATGTGGCTTGTATTCAAAATTCTTTAGAGTTTTTTAGGACATTCATTGTCCTATCCTCTCACAAGAAAActtttggccaaacacttgtaaaatcattaaggattcttataagttcttcaacttgtatcattcttctctaaaagagagagaaatattcTTCTGTACTTCAAAACAAACTGTTGTTAATCAAGAGACAATGAGTCTCTTGATTTGTAACATTCTCTGAACACAGGGGAAG
Above is a window of Glycine soja cultivar W05 chromosome 12, ASM419377v2, whole genome shotgun sequence DNA encoding:
- the LOC114378085 gene encoding ubiquitin-conjugating enzyme E2 36-like, which produces MANSNLPRRIIKETQRLLSEPAPGISASPSEENMRYFNVMILGPTQSPYEGGVFKLELFLPEEYPMAAPKVRFLTKIYHPNIDKLGRICLDILKDKWSPALQIRTVLLSIQALLSAPNPDDPLSENIAKHWKSNEAEAVETAKEWTRLYASGV